The DNA window ACACAAGAACACCTACCGTAACCGCTCCGGGCAATGGATGTCGCAGTACAACTACATCAGCATAACCAGCAATCACCTGGATGCTATCCTCGAGCGTTTCGCCCTTTTTAGCGGATGAGGACGTTTCGTCGATGTGTACGATCCGACCACCGAGACGCTGCATTGCCGCTGCAAAGCTACAGCTCGTGCGTGTACTCACTTCATAGAAGATGGACACCATCACCTTTCCGCGCAATAGATCGTCCAACAGTCGCTCCTTAGCGACGCGTGATTTCATCGTTTGCGCCAGGTGAAAGATTTCGTTCAGATGCTCCTTGGTGAACATATCCACCGTCAGGACGTGACGACCCGCTAGCTGACGTTCACGCACCCCACCCAGCCCAGTATTGATGGAGATTGGTTCGAGCTTACCGACCACAGATTGATTGCCGGTCGAATCGCACCGTATCCTCGGTGGGAGTGGCGACGCCGAACGCATCCCCGATTGCTCCCCGGCAAAGTGTACGCCGAGCTGCTTCACGTGCGCATTAGTACCGTCCGGCGAGAGCAGCTGATAGAATGCTTCGTTCGTTTGCAGGTCCGGTTCGAGGTCTGCGGTCCGCAAGCCCACACCCGAACCGGATCCGATCGAGTGGTTCAGCACATCGATACGCTCGATCGAAGCGGCACCGGCCATCGGTGGCTTTCCACCGTGCCATTCGCGCACGTTCTGCCCATAGCCCGGGTTGACCAACACCAACCCATCGACGTACGCCGTCTCACCGCGCAGCACCACACGATGCACGCAACCCTTCACGCGCATCCCCGCAAACGGTGTCCAGTGCGCCTTGGAATGTGCCGGACGGTCCGGTATAATCCACTCCTCGCTCAGATCAATCTCAACGTACGTGTTCGGTTGCTCCGGCAGGTTAAAGATCCGGCGTGGATTACTGTGGAACTTGTTCACCAGCTCATCCATCGTAAGCCGCCCTTCGGTGACGGCCGTCAACAGCAGCGGGAGAATCGTCTCCAACCCGGGGAAACCCGGCGGTGGCCGTTCCGATTCCTTCTCCTCCCGGGCGTGCGGCGCATGATCCGTCGCAAACACATCCACCACGTCCAGATTGTCCCAGAGCGCTTGCTGGTCTTCCGGGCTACACAATACCGGACGCACCTCACCCCGTCCCGCTCCAATACGGTCGAGATCGGCCGTCGATAGGAAGAGATGATGCGGGCACACCTCGCATGTCACCTTCAGGCCACGCTCTTTGGCCGCCTTGATCAACAGTATCTCCTCTTTGCGCGCTACATGGCACACGTGTATTGGGCGGTCGGTGAGTGAGGCCAACAGCAGTACCGCCGCCATCGTTTCCCGCTCGGCGTGCACACACAGCGGTGCCCGCTTTGGCCAGTTGGCAAGATGCGCCTGCCACACGGATAGACCATTCAATCGCAACGTCGTGAACGTTTCGTTTAGGTAAAGCTTCAAACCGGCCGCTTGAGACGCCAACTCATGAACGGTGCTGAAGTTGGTAGAGGACGCACCAACGTACAGTGCGTAGTCACATCGTGCACCTTTCTGTGCTAGTTCCACCGCTTGCTGGAACGCTCCCCGATCAACTATAGCCGGTTGGGTGTTCGGCATCGCCAGTACCATCGTTATACCACCGGCAAGGGCCGCTGCCGTACCCGTCGCAAAAGTTTCCTTATGCGGTGCGCCCGGTTCCCGCAGATGCACATGCACATCAATAAAGCCGGGCAGCTTTACCATCAACCGGGACGACATACAGTCGATATGTGTCTTCATCGACGGTGCACCACCGATCCGTTGCATTGCCGCTACCAGCAATTTCGCACACTTCACATCCGTCACGAGCGGGATGGAGTAATCGACGGCCAACCGTCGGGTACGGTAACCGTGCGTCATGAAGCAGGCTACCCGACGAGCGCCGCCACCACTCATCGGTGGGTTGATCACCAGATCAAACTGCTTGTTGGCGAGATATTCCGCCAGATGGCGCAGCTCACTTCCAGCACCGTTGCCATTGTCCTCTGCGGCAAACGAATCGAACGTCCACTGTACGCTCTCGACCTGTGTACATGGTAGACAAAAGtgttaaataaattactaCTCACAGATATTTTCAGTACTAACTATTCTTCTTACAGGTGAATAAAGGtatatgaaaatatttgaatctATCAATTTGCGTTTCATCGTTAAGATATTTTATTGCTAACTATTTAAAAATTCTACTCGGGAGGTATCCTCTAGAtcaggggtctccaaactacggCCCGCGAGGCCCTCCTGAGAGATCTCGAAGTTGGCCCTCAGCTGGAATAGCcattccactcaaagcggcccgccatctaaaaagtttggagggCCCTGCTCTAGATAACTCTAGTGATTTTGTATTAACTGGTAATGAATTCCCAGTATTAACGAGTTAATGGGACATCCAAATCCTAATATCTCAATGTAGAATATTTGGGAAACATTGAGCTCCAGTACTCTTTCGCGCGAGATGTTCTTTTTGCTTGTGTTTCTAGACAAAGTACATTGAGCTCGCTCAATAAGTTGATCTGAGAGATTGAGATACTTTAAAACACGAAATACAGCCTACGAGATCTTCATGTCCAAGAAGAACTTCCAGTAGTCACATGCGCCTCTGAAACAACGACTCTCTCTAAAGCAGATGAAAACGTATTCGAAAGAAATATTCTCCCAAGATTTGTTAACACCGTATGTATGGAAGGACAATAGAGGAGTTGCAGAAATTAGATCCAATGCCTCTCAAGACAAAGTTGAGTTGGAGTAAGAGCATCCGCCACACAGAGCAATGTTTGGTAGAAGATAGCAGGTAGGTCGAACATGATGTGTAAGTAAGTAAAATACAGCTGTTAAGGCTTAACAGCACGTGACAATAATCATTCGCTTCTATAGAGTTAATTTGATGTGCAATACTTTGCCTCACTAATTAACCACCCTCTCCAAATGGTCCAAATGTGCAGTTTCGTTACACGCGGGTCTGCTAAGTAAGTGGCGGCAAGAACAAGAAAGACCTATCTCTTTACCTTGGCTCCGGGTCGTATTTTTATATTAGCCCTGACGGGGCCCGCTTACACATGTAGCCGGGGCATTGCTTGTTTGCCAATGTTTCCCGGTATTAAAGGCTtgtaacaataacaaaacgtGGGCGTGCGTGGCGTGGTTTGCACTGTTCTCGAACCTCGTCCCCGTGGCATCGCGACCGAAATGTCTAATCCCGTGAATCAATTTTCTTAAGTGCCGCATGCGGAACTGGTCCCCGTACTGGACAACTCGCTGGACACTCATCGCTTATCGTACCCGTGTAATCGTAACCGAACAATCATCTTCATTGACAATGTTTGAGTTTTGCGGTGTAGGTAAATGGGTCTCCCCAACGACCCAGGGACTACACCCGCTGCTCAGCTTCACGCCGAGCGCACACTGGCGGTTGCGGTTCAATCACCGTAATTAAAATTGGCAGAACCGAtgcggaaaaataaaacatctttttttttttatttttgacggACCAGCCGTATGCATATATGTAGTGCAACGCGTGTGTATCTGTGGATGGTGTGGCCGACGGTGGTCTCACACGGTGTTCGCCCTGGGATGTGGCCCGATCCGTCCGCTACGTCAGATTCTCCCGACAGCGTACAGACAAAATGCAGGAAAGAGACCGAACGACCGAATACCGTACTCGTACTCCGGGTTTCGTTGAAgacattgaaaataaaagtgaCTTCCACTGCGAGGTTGAAGATGTGTTCGCCGGGGGACAAGGGAATGGAGACTAGGGGGGGTGAGTTCGAACTGCTTCAGTGCTATCTGCTTCAGTCGATAAGGagacaaacaaattttctctCATATGCTCTTATGCGTACGCAGACTCACAAACCATCAGGCACACTCACCAACCCAGGTCGGGTGAGTTGGTGACGCTGATAACGCGCGTTCCTCTGCTCGTCTATCGACCTACGTTCTAGTGGTTGCGGTCGCGGACAGGAAGAGGCAAAGCATCCGATCATACTCGGGTACGGTCACCACGTATTCAGAACCGAGCCCTTCAGTTTTACCTTGGACTCTCGCGTGTGCTGTAGTGCCTATATACAGTGTGTGCCCCCTGTGTGAGCCAGCGCGTACGTTCGCCCGCTAGAGGCTGCCGCCCGCGTTCAATTTTGAACGACTCGGTGTGTTCTTTATCGCATTTCGCTGCAGTTTCTTCCCTGTGAGTCCGTGAGTGCGTTTTCATCGGAGCGGTTCTTGTCGACGAGAAAAACCAAACAGTGTCTTCAAAAACCACCTTCAGAAGGGCTTCTTTCACACCCGCCACAGTTTGCAAGGCTGCTGTTTGCCGCCATGTGGTAACGATCAAGTTCCGATCCTCTCGCTCCCCCCACCAGCAATGGGCCGCTCGCAGTCGAAGGAGCAACCGGGCGGCAGCAATCCGTTCGAGGCGGAAATAGCCCGCAAGCAGCGCCGCGAGCAAACGGTCCGGGAGCTAACGCAGGAGCGGCGGGAACAGGAACGGCGTGCCCAGAAAGCGCGCCAGCGCGCCGAAAAGGAggccaaaaagcagcagaaaaaaaagaagaaaagcgcACGGAAGAGTGGTGGCGGGAAGAAGCAGCGCAAATCGAAGTTGGACGAGCTGCGCGACACGGAACCGCCGCCGATCGTGCGCAAGTCCAAGGCCAAGCTCGAGGAAAGTGATTACGATTCGGAAGCGAAGCGCCGAATGCAGCACCAGCTCGCATTCAACAGTGATATCTTCGTGCTCAACCAGCTAGTGCTCGGCGTACAGTTCTACGGTAACTTTGAAAGGTAACGCCTTTTAGCCTTTACTAAACAAGATAGACACAGAtttacagcaacaacaacgtcCAGGTTCCGTACTTTACCTGAAGCCCTTTTCACCAGAGGTACTGTACGTAGTCAGGCAACCAACACTAGCAACCAACCAATCCGATATCCTGATCACCTTTCAACCCCCGTTTCGTACGTACTTGATCCCAGCATGAATATCCCGTGACACGGTTTGACTAAATTGCCAACacgtcggtttttttttctccgttgTGGTCATCGTGCTACGTCTCCATGTGCGTATCGAGAAGTATCGTGTTCATCTCGTGTAGTACCGTACGCTTATCTGCATTGAAATAGCATTGCATAGTTCGTCAAGAATGCGCAGCGCCCAGGACCCAACAAGAAGCAATTCTCAGTGCTCAAAACCCGTCTTCCGGTGAAGGTCGTCCGTTGAGAAATGGCGCATATCGGAAGGCGAGATGCGTTTGACCAACGCGTCATCAAATgttcaagaagaagaaaaaaaaaacggtcgcGACCACCAGCGCAACCAATTACCGAAATTCGTTGGGAATCATCAGATCTCGCTCACTTTCCATTTCCCGCTGGTAGCGATGTTGATAAGCAACCGTTCTTCAGACCATCGGCAGCACAAAACAGCAGTATATACTGCTGCTACCCTTAACGGTCACACACAATTCTGAACCCACGTTCCGACTCATTCGCCCATTCGTGTGGACGAAAGTGTATTGCGTGGTCGGGtggagttttgttgttttttttcttggtgtaTCTTTCTTCTTGCCCAGCTAGAGACGAACTCTGCTTACGGCCGAGTGTGTCACCGGTGAGATGATTGCTTGCTTTGATGTCACCACCGTTTTGGGTCACTTATTCTAATTGATAACAGTGAAAATAGCGATGAATTGCTGATGTACGCTTACCTACTAGACGATATCGCACCCAGCTATTACACGACACGACATTCGCAACAATTCAAGATGTTTCGTACGTTAGTTCGTCTTCTGAAGGATCTCTTGAACCAATCAGATTggcactgcaaaaaaaaaataaaaatcaaccaaaccaTCCACATGTAGAAGCATCAAGAAGCAAACAGAACACTTTAACTGATAGGGCAGTTGTGTGTCCAATTTGACAATGTACCGCGTCAAAGTAATCCACCAGGTAATCCCTGGGCGCGATAGTTGACAGATAGTGCGAAGGTAATTGTAACGCACCGATCATTCGATTGTTCGTTACAAATTGGACATTATCGGGTGTATATATTCTCAAGAGAGACCGAACCGTGCAACATGTTCGGCGTGATAAGAAGACCTAGCCAGGGGCTCTAACACATGTTCCGTTTCTGCAGCAATGGATTCGAACTTGTTGACCAGGTCATGAAATCGGTACTGGGATCCCCATTCTACCGGACGGTGAATGAATTTTCACCTTGTAACATTTTCCCCGTACAGCTCGTATCGAATCACGCAGCATGATCTGACTCACCAGCACCTGTCAGCTTGGGCAACATAACAGGTACCGGCGTTGCCGCCTCTTAAATCATGCCCGGTATCACGCATTACTGACAGCTCCGAATGTTTAACAATCTGTTCGGCCGTGCCGACTCGTGCGAGGTCTGAAGAACTCCAATTTCAAAGCGAAATACTGAGCAACTGGCGGCAGAATTACTTACCAATGAAATGAAACCCGTTACATCAAACACCTCACGTTACAATGTAATGGACGGTTTGATTTGAACTGATCGACTGTTAGACATTTTGGCACACGACACGATACAACACCCGCAACGCTTCTGTAAGGTTCTAGTTTATCGCCCATCAATGATCAGGTGTCGTGATGGCGTGCGGACATTCAATGCCGCACACGCTCGTACTATAACGCAAAGTAATCGGTTCAGCATTAGTAAGTTTTTGAGTGTCTTGGATATAGGCAGATACCATGTATTCCTATTTTCATCTATGAAAGGAGGTCTTCCCCACGAAACTCTCACAGAAATGCCTATTTGATAGGTCTATTGGTGGAGATGATTGGTGAAGAGTTGGATTTTTATTGAGGAATGTTTGGCATTTGATATAAgtctcaaaaaaaacatcatcattgAAGAAGATTCATCATATTCGTCATCAGTGCAACACTTGAAGCATGTGCCCGCGTACGATATTGCATTAGGTTTCGTGCGTTCTATCCCGTTGGTTTCCCGCACTATGGCAGACGGAACCCTACCGCCAGAACAGCGACCATGTGGAATGTGAGAACTGAGTGCAGAGATAACGTGCTCCATTCTTCAAGCTCCATTCGTGCTGGCGCCGACGAAATGCGACATTTCGGTTATCTTTCGCTCAAACAATGACGTTTGGCCGACTTCCGATTGCAACAGGGGTTCTTAACACAAACGAAGAAGCGCCATACATATGGCgggttttgcaaaacgaaTCCCAAAACAATTCATCAAATACACCGATTAGATGGGCGAAATCGAGTCTTCTCAAGTAATTAGCGCCACGGTACGAGAGTGATTGATTGAACCCCCCCAACACTGATCGAACGGTGACTGATTGTGTGTCTCGTTATCGGGCGGAGTGCATCACCGTGTACCACATCACCCTTGTCTGTGGACGACCGTCCAGcgcatttgaaaaatatttattacgtCATTGGTAGTGATTCGCAATCAATTTGCTGTATTAAAGATCTGAATCACAGCCAGATACTCACGGACCGATTTCTGTGCAATCTGTGTCTTGCAGGGAAATGTGGGAAGCGGTCGAGCGAAATCGTAATGAGGAGAATCGTCGCAATGGAAAGACATCACGCCACTGTAAAACTGTCATCCTCCCGGATCGTCTGTTGGAAGCTGTAGACATGCGTGTAAAGTTCTATGCAAAGTAAGTGCCCTATATTTCCCAAGTCTCCAAGATCTCATACAGCTGTAACGCACTGTAACGTGTCTTaatattttcactttcttACCTATACTTTGGAAAACAGACACGGGCCATATAAGAATCGACTGCTGCCATTGCATACGCAGACCTGCTACGTCGTGCATGACAACATCGAAATTACGAACCCTGGGGATAGTTCGGTCTATAGCATTCTTACTGATGCGCCTATCTACAAGCTAGAAATTGAGGATTCGCTCGACGACAAGCTGAAACAGGCAGGTGATGGAGTGGTGCGTAAACGTCGCACCAACTGTCACCATGGTTACATCAAGCTAAAGTCGGTCGAGTTTATCAAACCGAACAATCCACCAACGCTGGACCGGATGGCAACCGCACAGCGGTTAATTGCTTACGGCACCGAACCAGGCCCGAGTGGGCTCAGGCAGAAACTCGGCACTGCCAACGGCATGGCGAAGGTAAACAGTCTCAGTGAAAGTGATACTcttgaggaggaggaggaggatgacgatgacgacgaggaTGATGACaacgatgaggatgatgaagaGAATGTACGGGGTGAGAATCGCTTTACCAAGCTAAAATATCGGGACAGCATTATGGTGAAGTATCCGAAGGTGGGTAACGGTGTATATGGCAAGAAGCAACCAGAGCTGCTGCTAGCAAATGCCGGAGTACCATCAACGTCGACCAGCTCCACATCTCCGCCTAGTAGCGAGTACGATTATGCGTACATTACTGCCATCAACACACATCAACCGTTGAGTGTGATGCGATCGGCCGGAGGTGATGAAGCACCAGTCAGTACTACCGTCCTGCCGGATTACTGCATCACAACGATTAGCTGTCCGATAGAGGTGAACGAAGGTTACTATAGTGATGACGAGTCGGAAGGAACGGACAAGCTGAGCGCACTGTACCTCGTCAAGGCGAACGGCACAGGTGGAGTCAATGGGCAGAGTAGCTCGAGAGGTAAAATGAATCACCTGCATCATCATCCGCACCACAGCAATCCGGAATACACGACCGAGCGGAGACAATATCTCAACTCCAAAGGATTTCTGGCGTACTTTGTAAACCTGTTCCAGGACACGCTTGCCTCCGAGCTGGACATCCCGGCTGAGGATTTGCGTAACGCAACCTGGAAGGGTGCGGTCGTATACAGCGGCCAGTGGGAAATCATACCCGCCATCCTGTGTCC is part of the Anopheles funestus chromosome X, idAnoFuneDA-416_04, whole genome shotgun sequence genome and encodes:
- the LOC125768626 gene encoding uncharacterized protein LOC125768626 isoform X2; the protein is MGRSQSKEQPGGSNPFEAEIARKQRREQTVRELTQERREQERRAQKARQRAEKEAKKQQKKKKKSARKSGGGKKQRKSKLDELRDTEPPPIVRKSKAKLEESDYDSEAKRRMQHQLAFNSDIFVLNQLVLGVQFYGNFEREMWEAVERNRNEENRRNGKTSRHCKTVILPDRLLEAVDMRVKFYAKHGPYKNRLLPLHTQTCYVVHDNIEITNPGDSSVYSILTDAPIYKLEIEDSLDDKLKQAGDGVVRKRRTNCHHGYIKLKSVEFIKPNNPPTLDRMATAQRLIAYGTEPGPSGLRQKLGTANGMAKVNSLSESDTLEEEEEDDDDDEDDDNDEDDEENVRGENRFTKLKYRDSIMVKYPKVGNGVYGKKQPELLLANAGVPSTSTSSTSPPSSEYDYAYITAINTHQPLSVMRSAGGDEAPVSTTVLPDYCITTISCPIEVNEGYYSDDESEGTDKLSALYLVKANGTGGVNGQSSSRGKMNHLHHHPHHSNPEYTTERRQYLNSKGFLAYFVNLFQDTLASELDIPAEDLRNATWKGAVVYSGQWEIIPAILCPWPREAIEWVHRKRDVKINPLTRQKFQWPTQPMIQKVKSFGCHVIPIGYAPKQGQNRYRQLEWKIVFPEAERYLESCLTGTQIKIYMITVLLLKTFVEPNLTPGMSMFGMEHLRAHLFWQCETNYAAWPEDYLGEALLRFLNALLDRIKTHTLPDYFLPSRNLFENVPERVLVELHKRIFRITENPVMHMLIALRNLKLPSARLTFYPKIRIKRLYSYLVIDNPLKIVNPMLRDEDENLAAEDSDENDANEREIAVGSMAYYNQQEVESRRKRTRIVRFLVAEQLKKERAVQPERRQSVESIDLTFLPLKHMENLRRQLIYGLFVEHFLEMARVSCGFRTLNQALIYLRQAERLCNLLADDEGLEEARQYLNQIYGLRLELAKANAKGADRPALPKRTSTSENRPIASRKPSVTRRNSKRTTYTNVRQTSVGTKRNQQQPRFFSPDNEDDDDDDDDEEWEDIERKEIELSGGAGRNQRRTSRPPSSQPAGGLRRIPSQQQHHHQQQQQISVQIHAPKSPAGPPRSKGPRPSSDDIDDISLLLGNVTVSPRPGYR